The following are from one region of the Paenibacillus sp. KS-LC4 genome:
- a CDS encoding HAMP domain-containing sensor histidine kinase, whose product MKLRSRIHLYSSALFAVLLVAMNLSVYALFSKLTITSQMERVEAEALKISEGMLKSAGTVPTADLLRAYVPLNGMLRMVTAEGADKLLVTAPGEQQLSEREAVYTEKKRIESIEYKGSSYALVSIPVIWTDGAVVNIQVTESMQDTTDQLKVLQIVLLAVTGIAMIPVIASGRLLGSIIVRPIAHMTHTMRAIQRSGTFIKIKPVGKSQDELAEMGATFNDMIALLETNFEKQEQFVSNASHELKTPLTVIESYASLLKRRGLDRPDLFVESIDAIHSEAVRMKDMTEQLLLLARNKEQWNLTMESVNLTQLASESSKAFQKAYGRDIQVRLASGQVSRSGESIRGKPDGAYFAAAANAAESASTSASTSASTSVSTSVSTSEPAIASTNASNEELGSEGGQPGIYGYADANKLRQLLFILLDNARKYSSAAITLEVGASGDYSEIRVIDRGIGIPQAALSKVFDRFYRVDEARSRHDVGGAGLGLALAKEIAAAIGASLALASEEDVGTTATIRLRSTEAGN is encoded by the coding sequence ATGAAGCTGCGCAGCCGGATTCATCTTTATTCCTCTGCCTTATTCGCTGTTTTGCTCGTAGCGATGAATTTGTCCGTCTATGCGCTCTTTAGCAAATTGACAATTACGAGTCAAATGGAGCGGGTAGAGGCGGAAGCTTTGAAAATTTCTGAAGGCATGCTGAAGTCGGCCGGGACGGTGCCGACAGCAGATTTGCTGCGAGCGTATGTGCCCCTGAACGGCATGCTGCGTATGGTGACAGCTGAAGGTGCGGACAAGCTGCTGGTTACTGCTCCAGGTGAGCAGCAGCTCAGCGAGCGCGAAGCGGTCTATACAGAGAAGAAGCGGATTGAAAGCATTGAATATAAAGGAAGCAGCTATGCCCTTGTTTCGATTCCGGTCATTTGGACCGATGGCGCAGTCGTCAATATTCAGGTGACTGAAAGCATGCAGGACACAACAGATCAGTTGAAGGTGCTGCAAATTGTATTGCTGGCGGTAACAGGCATCGCGATGATTCCTGTTATTGCTTCGGGACGTCTGCTCGGAAGCATTATCGTGCGACCCATTGCCCATATGACCCATACGATGCGGGCGATCCAGCGCAGCGGGACCTTTATAAAAATCAAGCCCGTGGGCAAGTCGCAGGATGAGCTTGCGGAAATGGGAGCGACCTTCAACGATATGATCGCCTTGCTGGAGACGAATTTTGAGAAGCAGGAGCAATTTGTTTCCAACGCCTCTCATGAGCTAAAAACGCCGCTCACGGTCATTGAAAGCTACGCAAGCTTATTGAAGCGCCGGGGACTGGATCGCCCTGACTTATTCGTCGAGTCGATAGACGCGATTCATTCCGAAGCGGTGCGGATGAAGGATATGACCGAACAACTGCTGCTGCTGGCCCGCAACAAGGAGCAGTGGAACCTGACGATGGAAAGCGTTAATCTGACGCAGCTCGCCAGTGAGTCGTCCAAAGCTTTTCAGAAGGCGTATGGACGGGATATTCAGGTGCGGCTTGCCAGCGGCCAAGTCAGCAGGAGTGGTGAAAGCATTCGCGGCAAGCCGGATGGTGCTTATTTTGCGGCAGCGGCGAATGCAGCGGAGAGTGCATCAACGAGTGCATCAACGAGTGCATCAACGAGTGTATCAACGAGTGTATCAACGAGTGAGCCAGCGATTGCATCAACGAATGCGTCAAATGAGGAGTTAGGCAGCGAAGGCGGGCAGCCGGGCATTTATGGGTATGCAGATGCGAATAAGCTGCGCCAATTGCTGTTTATTTTGCTGGATAATGCGCGCAAATACAGTAGCGCTGCGATTACGCTGGAGGTTGGCGCGAGCGGCGATTACAGCGAGATCCGGGTCATTGACCGGGGCATCGGCATTCCGCAGGCCGCGCTGTCCAAAGTATTCGACCGTTTTTACCGGGTCGATGAGGCAAGAAGCCGCCATGATGTTGGCGGCGCCGGGCTTGGCCTCGCTTTGGCGAAGGAAATCGCCGCTGCTATTGGCGCAAGCCTAGCGCTTGCAAGCGAGGAG
- a CDS encoding response regulator transcription factor: MKESILIVEDEQKIARVLEIELEAEGYRVSKANDGLQALELYRTGEWDLVLLDVMLPGISGIEILRRIRTADAATPVILLTAKSSVEDKVSGLDLGANDYMTKPFQMEELLARIRAALRQRLVPAEAASTGLVDETWLLAGDLKLNETTREVIRSGKSIELTPREFDLLSYLLKHQRQVLGREQIVEAVWGYDYYGDTNVVDVYIRYVRKKVDTGFASELIHTVRGVGYVLKEAQ, translated from the coding sequence ATGAAAGAGTCCATATTAATTGTAGAGGACGAGCAAAAAATTGCCCGGGTGCTGGAAATTGAGCTGGAGGCGGAGGGCTACCGCGTCTCCAAGGCAAATGATGGCTTGCAGGCGCTGGAGCTGTACCGCACAGGCGAATGGGATTTAGTTTTGCTTGACGTTATGCTTCCGGGCATAAGCGGCATCGAAATATTACGGCGAATCAGGACGGCTGACGCGGCTACGCCTGTTATTTTGCTGACAGCGAAAAGCTCCGTAGAGGACAAGGTGTCGGGGCTTGATTTGGGCGCTAACGATTATATGACGAAGCCGTTTCAAATGGAGGAGCTGCTGGCAAGAATTCGCGCAGCGCTTAGACAGCGGCTTGTTCCAGCGGAGGCAGCAAGCACAGGGCTAGTGGATGAGACATGGCTGCTGGCAGGCGATTTAAAGCTCAATGAAACGACGCGCGAGGTCATTCGTTCGGGCAAAAGCATTGAGCTGACCCCGCGCGAGTTTGATCTGCTCAGCTATTTGCTGAAGCATCAGCGCCAAGTGCTGGGGCGGGAGCAAATTGTTGAGGCTGTTTGGGGCTATGACTACTACGGCGACACGAACGTTGTCGATGTATATATTCGTTATGTGCGCAAAAAGGTGGATACAGGCTTTGCCAGCGAGCTGATTCATACGGTGCGCGGAGTCGGCTATGTGCTCAAGGAAGCGCAATGA
- a CDS encoding DUF6509 family protein: MIEISSYSVQYIKDPFGILTGKRYEFIIDIEAAEDDDIYSPKGLYVRAVFAKNDEEAKLVKHEIIERETERILDFELEDEEEQLVLAFCLEHWHEAEE; this comes from the coding sequence ATGATTGAAATTTCCAGCTATAGCGTGCAATATATTAAAGACCCTTTCGGCATTTTAACCGGAAAACGCTACGAGTTTATCATTGATATTGAAGCAGCCGAGGACGACGATATTTATTCGCCTAAAGGGCTTTATGTACGTGCCGTATTTGCCAAAAATGACGAAGAGGCCAAGCTTGTCAAGCACGAAATTATCGAGCGCGAGACCGAGCGCATTTTGGATTTTGAGCTGGAGGACGAGGAAGAGCAGCTTGTGCTGGCCTTCTGCCTGGAGCATTGGCACGAAGCTGAGGAATAA
- a CDS encoding glutaredoxin family protein: MSAAKKVIVWSKTGCQYCGTVKQFLEQNNQPYENIDIEGKDYLRDVLEAKYGIRHVPVVEIGSDGVYTAVTDWDLEKIKALISPAPVAG; encoded by the coding sequence ATGTCCGCAGCAAAAAAGGTCATTGTATGGAGTAAAACAGGCTGCCAGTATTGTGGCACAGTTAAACAATTTTTGGAGCAAAACAACCAACCCTATGAAAATATTGATATTGAAGGCAAAGATTATTTGCGAGACGTTCTTGAAGCTAAATACGGCATCCGCCATGTGCCAGTAGTAGAGATCGGCAGCGACGGCGTCTACACCGCCGTTACGGACTGGGATTTGGAGAAAATCAAAGCGCTGATCTCACCTGCTCCAGTAGCAGGCTAA